A window of Chrysoperla carnea chromosome 3, inChrCarn1.1, whole genome shotgun sequence genomic DNA:
tatctacatattatgattaatcattaatctactattgttttttttacttacccGAGTAAGTTAGCTTCTCGATAGGCTGGGCTGACGTTTCCACAAAAGGTTGTTCCTGAAccctttgaataaaataatacaaattacgGAACCTTAGATTTAACGTAGTTCAAATTTAAACCGATAACAAAGAGCTATTATTTTAGGAAGAGATATTTGCTATCAGTCTTCAGCATTAACAAGACGAGTTCCAGAAGTATATTCATATATGTTgatgtatatatatgtgtatataatataatgggtAAGGTATGtaaaacaacattaaaaatatcgtaTCGGTATGTACATGTGTACAGGTGGATTATTTATTCAGAACATTGAATAATCTCATTAGAAAATAAAGGTCAACTATACATGAGCTGTTATTTATGTATGGTAGGTAAGTAAAACAGCCTGTAAATGCATTACCACCTTTTTCAATGGTTATTgtagctcctcaattattttgagtgtAGGTTCACAATTATATTTACCTTATTCATGCGCTACACAAGCCCATCATAACTGATCATTATGGAATTGGTTACGTTTTAATCAACTATGCCACTAGGATTGActgattgaaatatttaaataaaattccttcaaaaaataatttaagctcAAGTTTTATAGATAATTTCAATTCAAGTTTATCCAGCaaaagctgcagtacatgtacAAAgtataatctatgaaggctaacaagacctttttataccatgtatatatgaaatatacaaagtatattaagtttagtcccaagtttgtaacgcttaaaaataatgatgctaggaaaaaaattttatcataggtgtttataaaatcacctaattagtccatttccggttgtccgtccgtccgtccgcctgtggacacgataactcaaaaacgaaaaagatatcgagctgaaatttttacagcgtactcaggacgtaaaaagtgaggtcaaattcgtaaatgagcatcataggtcaattgggtcttgggtccgtaggactcatcttgtaaaccgttagagataggacaaaagtttaaatgtaaaaaatgttccttatcaaaatttaaccaacttttgttggaaacattttttcgtaaacatcactgtttacccgtgagggcgccaattaggcggaaattttataatatgtactatacttgattatcagttatgtatgtgtcacatgtttgtatgtgttatgcgataaagaaatcaacactgactatgcatggtatttcaacaattaactcagtcaattgttcgttttcacttgttttaaatgttttttcccccTTTGGGACGTTATTCGTGTGACCTACAGGGGTcacactcacacgacttcagtaccacaccgactatttactgccaattttttaaaattatattcatacttTAGTTTACAATCtccttgtaatattttttactaaatatatttttttaatacaaaaataagtaTCTTAAACAACAATAGGGTATCATCTTAGTTGAAGCGTCTAAAAAGAAAACTGTATCACACACATAACATTCCTACAGGATAGATGGATGAATATGAAGGAATGCAGCAGAAgaacttatataaaataagtatgtATGTAGTATAGAGATGAAATGCAATCAATATAAATAGATGGttgtttacataattttcacataaaaGTGGATTTGTTATATAAAGAAAAGAAAGAGCACTTTTTACCGTCAACGTCAATCTTGATTGAATTTACTTATATGTCAGTTCGTCACTTTTTATAAGTCCGTCTTATCTTGCATGTATAATATGTTGTTTGtattgtttgttgttgttgtattgtTTACAACTAAGAAAGAAGTTTTCATTCCTTCCCGAaagatattgtattttcatgTCTACCGCCATGTACAGACGTGGCGCCTAGGTTGGCTTCAGGGCGTGAAACATTTCCTCGGGATGTTCGTAGTACATTGCATGTCTGTGAATTTTAATTACCATGcgagcttaaaattgatgattaactttttttaagttttgatagATAATCGATTCACTGACACTCTAGAATTTGGTTCAAAACTCAATAAACCGGATTGTTTATGATTCGACACTTTGAGAAATGTCAAATGTCAATAGATCGGAATACTTACGCGTCTAGTCAAAAGTGTTAAGAGACCATTatctttctattaaaataaggaaaaagcaaaaatttactaattttaagtTGGTAATTAAGAAATTGCCGGACCCATAACTTAAATAatgcatataatttaaaatcaccCTTGTCTAATGCACCTAATAACTGCTgccaaacaagaaaatattcgcTGGCTTTATTATTAGACAAAAGCACTTCTTACATTAATGTTCTTGAAAGCATTGCACTTTTTGCATTAATCTTCGCCTGTAAAATTTCCCGTAATTACTCCAGTAGAAAATTTCCCAATGCTTAAGCAACTACATAGTTTTTTCTGTCTGTATTTCGAAATACAGTATCCCGGCTGTTTGGGGCTATTGCCACGGTTCTTTGCCATGCGTCGTTGTATTCTACTAAAATAATCATCTATTGTCTTCTTAACGTATTGAAAGCTGGAATTGGTGAGCTTATCGCTTTATCGCTGTCTTTGGTTTATACTACACTTGACAGTTTACACGATAAAACTTTTACCTTCACATCattatgtgtatatatttgGGGACTGGATTTAGctattttcaacaagttttaaGTTCTTAGAGCCGTGTGTGAACCCTTTTACAAAAACTGCATTTTGAGGAAAacatgtttaaagtttttttttttaaatgtatattttaaatatcttaacCTGTGATTAATCAgcgttttttataatataccaaATAATTCCTCATAAGCTTCTTCTAgcttttagcttttttttttaaaaagtataagggttgttttttaaaaatcacctaTATTAGAAGAAGaacatcaaaaacattttgtatataataaaataaaaatgatgcgATGACGGGTTCGTAGTCATtagacatataatataaatatataaaaggtGTAATGGTTAAATCAACTTCTAAATGTCAGGTACAGATACTAAATCAGTCATTTATAAATAGAGATTACCGATGTTTATTACCTATCTAGTTGTAAATAACCGTaaagaattaatattattatatgatattatatactACCTATTAGGACTCCTATCCACTCAGTTTAGTTCAGTTAACTAACTAAACTTTCAAaccaacaaaaatataaattctttttagattttaatgtttatttatgcatcgttttttgttgttgtagttGTGCTTCTTATTtgatgagaattttttttttataaatgtcatcacttttttttttcttttatgttttgaaatgaatattgttCATTaggttttgtaatttaaatatttaaaattactacGATCTCAAAGACCacctttatttgttttttaacccccgaactaaaaaaaggggtgttataagtttgaccgctatgtgtgtgtgtctgtctgtggcatcgtagcgcctaaacggatgaaccgattttaatttttttggtttcatttgaaagataatttaacggagattgttcttagctattcACGAGAGTACGAGATTagtgtttcgtacccgaaaaaactaaaaaattggcaaagatattcaaaaatgattcagcttggaaaaggcatgccatataattttaacatataaataattactatggaaatgagtgatcaaataaacctgagccaattcatttcgaaaaatgaaatggtaaaataattaggtaattcaaaacaataattcaaaagaacaaagttaactccaatatttcaattttaattaaaatatttccaaaaatttgtcccaaaaaattatagctctctaagtatgcttttcatctcatctgatgtccttgaccatcactttgatattgatttaagaaggagtgttataagtttaaaatgtttatctatgTGTTTTTCAGCGGCATCGTAGCCTCTAAACGGACGAAACGACTTGATTgcgaatattttatagctaagtttccaaaaattggtttacaaggaataaatcgcctTAGTcggttgttttttaaattttgtaaatttcacttgttagtcaCTTGTAAAATctaaactaaaatatactttaacatTGATACACACTGtagtattaaaaatgtattacattagattgttttatacatattataaataaaatacatttatttcaagttaattaaaataaataaatcattaatacCTTCATTCATTTACGTACGATTCATTTAAATTGTCAAGTCAACTCAAGAACACAGCGCATAACATACATGGATGAAATAAATGTAAGGGAGCGCATTGTACCTGAGATCATAATttacttttctttaaatatgaatattccCTGTTCTTTAACCATTGGCCATACCTTAATGTAACTTGAATCACTCCTCTTCGTTGATTGAATCTGACGGTGCTCCCTTCAGTGAGCTAtgtaaatttaaagaataattaaactcaataaaactttttgttaattttattaagaattaaactgtttatattgtgttatgtaaataaagtttattttgacatttctactttttgaataacttttaatgtattaaataatattccataaatcgttttttaacaatgtacttaATAGCAAATATGTAAGTAACATGTATCCAATGACATAtggattagacaaggacacgcAGGATATTTGGTATACTATAGATTGTCATAACAGATGACGTTATGATTCATGGCTCACGATTCTgaagtgttttttaaatgtcacaatttttttaaagcgggtatatttatttataaacacttttaaatttaaatattttggtacATCGAAAATTTACTGGAAGTGTCTATTGATTcaagcaataaaataaatacaatggaTAGCAATATCATTCAAGAAATGATACAACACCTTCCCCACTATATATGTTTGTGTGTTGTCtttaatacataaatgatagatataaataaatatctataataatgaatcagaaaataaaaaggagGTAACAATTCAAAGATCGTGTTTATAACACATAATTCTTATTGCTTGACCGCCATTCATCCTTGTTATACATTTcctttttacttttcaaatacattcaatataatatatacttataaaGTGTAAGTAAGTATATAGGTAGATAGTTGTTAGTAAAGTTCTATGTATTTATACTGACTGATAGTTAAGCTTAACTCTTCAATCGTTCTTTGTCCCGGAAATCTATCATTTTCTGATGTcttgtattttttacttttagtaacATACTTTTATACAAGATGTCACAACAATCTAGCTTTGTTTATAGGTACATTCCAACTTTATACAGAGTGATCTATTTAAATTTAGCGTATGTAGATAGGCACGTcaaaaatagtttgaaatacTAAATTGTAGGGAGTAAGAAATACTCTtggaaattgttattttatttctaaatcttGATCTTCTCTCGGATGAAAAAAGTTGCCTATAAATATCATTGTATTCCTCTTCGTGCACCTGGTGGAGAGAAACTCTTTTTTGATGTTATGATACGAAAACCTCTCCCGTTGTCAGTTCGATTACGGTTGcttcttaaaaacaaaagtcAGAACTGTGCTTGACTACCCCACCCCCCACCAACATGTTTCCTGACGAATCAAAACGCAAGAGTgtaaaaaaaggaaatgaaGGATACGGGCAGCTTACAGATTTAATTACAGGAATAGAGTTGGAAAACCGTAAGCTGCTTTTAGGTTTGCTTtgaggaaaatatattttgattttttgttacaaaattttccttAGTTCTGCGTTTATCTTTACTGCATAATGTATTCTGGAGTAATGCCCGTTCCTTGGACGGTCTCTGGGGTCATAGTAAAAATTCTAACTAATGAAGTACCTTTTTATGTTACATAAGGTAGGTAGTTAAGAGCATGTTTCGCATTAAATTATAACAGTCATTCGGAGACCAGTGTCGCATTTAGACAATAAACTTTTAAGTTTAAACAATTCAAagagtatatatttatatactgaagatgaaattttaataattataatttttcaaaattatagttaacaaacgattaaacatttatttggcGAATATGGAATATATTCCAAGAAAAGTACACCTTACCAGGGATATATAGTGCATTGCCGGTAAGTGAACTATCGAGGTGTACtaggtatacaattttttaggtaaattaacattagataataaaattgtgttaaaattttattgaatatgcCAATGAATCTTTCTTTCTTCATTACTATCTCCAACAAAACattagaatataatattaacttatacaaacaaatatttatttagaaaattatattaaaaaaatctaataaagcAAGTAGAAAATGTATGCATTTCTAGAAAGCATAAAAATGCAtgtctaatattaaatttgaaaacatcAGAATGTGAATAAGAACAGaataagtataatttaattcaattatcaaAAGTGAtataaatatgttgaaaataatttaaatttaacaaagttataggtatagtattatatgtaagtataataaaaaattatatttattatttctgtttaGCATTCatcttaaataaatgttttttaatcaaggaaattatacttttaaaatacctattatttaacaaacaataatgaaaacaaaaaataattgaatagaaAGAGATACCCTATAGATACACATATtatgtaaaagtaaaaatgagATAACAATTGTATTAAAAGTCTTTAACTGTTTGTTACGTCGTCAATCGAttgaatagaccttttcatttcaattccgATTCATTAAGTATTGTTTCGTACAGTAAGTACCttataagttggacaaagatatatgttattaattttataacgttagttttttaacaaactgtccgaaacaaaaggtaatcacattttaaaatgaaaaggtctactCATTTTACGAGAAAcctaggaaattttttattaaatagccGCAAAAAGATAGAGTTTGGTTCGATTTAAAGTTGaagattattgttattttaaagaatttctcCAGTTGGTCGTATGGTTAATTCAGTTatctgaaaaatataatatgtttacaATCTTCAGTTATTAAAAGTGTATAtgtacagggtgggccattttgatctatacacctaaacatttcattttgtagctaaccaatcaaaatataACTGAAACacgaaacccgaagaactaagtCTAATCTtgtgtcagaacatgatgtcctccatcaaactcagcaacttttttttgaaatattttttgattggttaactacaaaacgagatatttcaGTGTATAGACTAAAATGGCCCATCCTGTATATTACTTACATTCACATTTGGCGGTGtacttaataaatacaaaactgcATTGGCAATATCAAGTGGTTTTAATGGTGGAACTTGATTGTATAGATCCTCTACATCACTGAAACCTCCCGCTTCCACAAATTCCGTAGCAACTACACCTGGACTTAtactctaaaaaaataaaagtaaattattttcatgaaaatacatTTTGGTTTACAGCTTCAcgagaatcatcaaaatcggttcacccagttgaaagttctgaggtaacaaacattaaaaaaaagtcgaattgagaacctcttccttttttgtttgaaatcggttaataAAACGATCGTTTAACGAAAGAAAGATTTAGTAGAAAATTTCCTTAGCTAAAAAATTGGATTCTCAATTTTTTCGGTATAATTTTTCTGAAGttcaatatttattgttattgaatCAATAGGAATGTCTTACAGAAACTCTGATAGATGATTTAGATTTAGCTAATTCCAAACGTAATGTTTCAGCTAAAGCTGTAACACAATATTTTGTAgcaatatacatattttcagtTTCAGCACATGTGGTTGGAACAAAATGACCGTAGatactattaatgtgaattatAAGGCCAGGTATATTCTTTTCAGTCATATTTTTAACAGCTTCACGGGTTGCAATACTCAATCCCATTACATTACAATCGAACATGTCCTTCCAATCTGACGTTTTTCCtcctaaaatattcaaattaattaattccagGATAAAATCTCAGAAGTCAATATGCAAATCTTTATCACCTGAAAGTGTAGTTAAACGTCCAAATCCTGCATTGTTCACAAGCAAATTAATATTgcctacattatttttaatccaatCGAATGATGCTaaaatttcttcttcttttGTCATATCACATTTAAGGGGATAAAATATTCctgattcattttttaattgttctttcaaattatttagGCGATCGATTCTTCTGGCCAAACCTACAACCTTACAAAACATTGAACAATTAGTAGAACAGACaggcaaacaaaaacaaagtaaattaaACGAAAACCTATAACAAGAACCGTTCCCCGAATATGGTTTTATGAATTCCAGGTGTTTGGTGGTAAATcatttgaatggtaatttaGAAGTAAAAATCACTATAATTGCAATTCTCTGGTCGCGTATCCATAAAAGTAGGTAAAATTAACGTTGTTAAAGGGAATttagaaaagtttatataaaaaagaaatgattatatataaatttgtactcacaattagtccattttttaCCAACTCTCTGGCAATACCCTCACCAATTCCAGAGCTAGCACCCGTAACTATGGCAACACTTCCAACCCAACGTTCCATTCTCAAACCTTTTAATGTATATTACTGggaaaaattagataaattgttataatttatatattaaaatttgtttgtaaaatattaatcaacAGTAATGTTGATAGTTTTAAGTGACTTCTTCGCCGGCGCCGGCAATGAATATTTGTACACTATTTTGTCAACTAGATATAGGGATGTATTTAATCTTTACTGGTGACTTGGATGGTATATAGGgagtaaatgtataatatagtgCTGTCAATTGACAAACTACCCATTTTGATCTGAAAAAGAAGTACTTTCTCAATTCGACacgtatttcaaatttttttattcatccaTTCTTTAAGTGcggttgttattattttgtgtcgcgataaatattttgttcgatATACCCAACTCTCGAAGTGTTATATTGTTTCCGATTGACGAGTTTCTTTTCATTTtacacttatatttattattatacaagatTATTACCAATATAGGGACAGTTTTAGTTTGGTTTCGTTTCATTTTACATAATTACATAAACCTTTGGATTCAGATTcttgttatttgaaattaagCTTTAGAGTAGACAAAGTTGTATGAAAAATTCTCTATTGGCGGCGGCTAGAGAACATCTTCCATTGATATTTCTTATCTTaaatttgagttttatttaatttcataaacatTTCACTCCCTATTtgtaatgattaattaattaagaaaaaatagttCGGCTgcttatttgcaaaaaaaggaATTCCTAGGTGTACTCGTAACACTTGGATATGccaattgtatatgtataatcaAAAATAGGTATAATAAGccttaaagaaaaatatgagGATAATAAGTTCTAAGTACATACAACGggactattattttttatcgccggtgccaatttcaatttttgtgtaaaGTATGGCTGTTgtcttacatttaaaaacaatcttTATACCGCGTTATTTATCACTACAGTTCAAGCCTAGTTGATACATGTTCAACTACTttgataatttgaatttttattgagtATATTGCTGCACCTTTCGTGATTAGTTTGCGCCGCCCCGTTTCTGATTACTTTGCCGCCGgtctatacaaataaaatatgaatatacaaaattaattatagataACGCTCTTGATTCAATTCAAGGTTTACAACAATTATcatcactttattttttttttcataaacaaataaattctgTATAAGGTTTGCTTTTAgagatatgtttatttttatgaaagttatcagaatTATACATAGCGCAAAAATATTCTAAAGtagttcttaaataaaaattctacaaaaaaattttttctgtaaagaTTTGGGATTAATTTTCACGAAACTAGTTTAATTAATCCGTCATCCTAGTCTGTATAATGACAAAGAAGTaagaaaagataattttgactaTAGCATTTATCGTTTCAATGTTCATCGTAGGCATAATGTTTCTAGTGAGGGTGCACTGGCCGCGACCGCTCGTAAATCTGTCAACAAAGTCAGTTCTGCAGCGCGGCCCATCCGTCACTTAGGTTGCCGCCTCACAAACTTTCCCTTACCAATAAGTAACATACAATATGTATAGTAtagaatacatatatatatacctatatatgtatgctattaaaatagtaaatttcacATCTATTCGAAGAGTTTCTTActgttataatataatacagaCAACCAAGAAGTATGGTTTTCATAGCAATTCATCACTATACAACTTCTTCTTGTCAGAATatacataacataataaaatgtaactaaaatttatgtttaaaaaaaaaaaacacaacaaataTCTAAAACAGCTTTACTAAGCAAAACGAAGTTAATATTTATTcttggaaatttaaattttccattaacaattttctttatatggTATAagggaaaatttattaattttttaaaagtttcaatgtatgtaataaatttcttttctgTTTTGTATGTTTTCTGTCATTGCATCTTgcgtctttttaaatttatttcgcattttaaaaatttttcagcttTCTAAAAGAGTGATGAAATAAATAGaagtattcaatatttttcgaaaagatgTCGCATACCCGAAATTTGTCACTTaattgtttgaatattattgtttacCAATTGTATTACTTTTCCGCCAGGTAGTAagcttttaattatcaaaatttttaacttatttttaactcaagATAATTTTAGATAATGTTTACTTTATTATACCATTTTTTCCTGACCTAGGAACTGAATTTGTTTTGTATCCATTTCGAAGCAAGGCCTTTAAATATTGTGATTCATTTGATATGCTTTATTGATAATTcactaaagaaaatatttttaaaaagccaATTTTTTAGGAAAACACAGCCTTAGCCAAGTATACTCATCGCCAGATATAATCTTTGATTAGAAAACCTTGATACAGGTTCCTCAATAGAAGTTTTTGTCAAATGACAAAAACAAGGTTCGTTTCATAAACCTGCTGATATCTAAAATGGGAATTCACAACATTCCAGTACTCCTAGCAAAGGAAGATGCTGAAAGGCTCATTATTACTACAGCTATAACTGTTGCCTCTACTTATGATGTAGTGGTAGTCGATGAAAGTGAATGAAACTAATCGGAATAAGAATATCCTTATCTTACTTATATTACAAACAACGAACTCTTAAAGACGAAAAATACGGTAAATATTTATGGATATTTATGTTGATATAATGGCCAAAAATAGCTTGGCAAATCATGGATCACAGGGTTGACTAAGCAAAAAACCCAGATACTAGTGTTAAGTCGACTCCATTAAACGCATAatctagtttataaaaattagtatacgGAGACATTTAAAAACCAACTCCGTgacattaaaagttaaaaaagttaattattctGTACAAAGAAGTCAAAAAGTTATTATCCAAAGAgttcgtttttataccatgtatatatgaaatatacatagtatattaagtttcgtcccaagtttgtaacgcttaaaaatattgatgctacgaacaaaattttggtataggtgttcatagaatcacctaattaatccatt
This region includes:
- the LOC123295752 gene encoding dehydrogenase/reductase SDR family member 11-like; its protein translation is MERWVGSVAIVTGASSGIGEGIARELVKNGLIVVGLARRIDRLNNLKEQLKNESGIFYPLKCDMTKEEEILASFDWIKNNVGNINLLVNNAGFGRLTTLSGGKTSDWKDMFDCNVMGLSIATREAVKNMTEKNIPGLIIHINSIYGHFVPTTCAETENMYIATKYCVTALAETLRLELAKSKSSIRVSSISPGVVATEFVEAGGFSDVEDLYNQVPPLKPLDIANAVLYLLSTPPNVNITELTIRPTGEIL